Sequence from the Thermincola ferriacetica genome:
GAAATTTAATTTAAATATGTAAAATATTTTACTGAAAAATGCGTAATTTACATCCTAGACTGTTATTAAATATTTTAAATAGAATGAGGTGTCCTATGAAAAACAACATCAAATGTATGAAAGACTTAGATTTATTTCAAGCTCTGGACGAAGAAGACAAAATACAGGTCATGAGACTTGCCAGGCCAAAATCATTCAACAAAGGTGAAATAATTTTTTCGGAAGGAGACCCTGCCGATACGATTTATCTTATTAAAAGCGGCCGGGTGCTTTTATATAAGATGTCCGAAGACGGTAAAGAAATAGCTTTAGACATACTTCAGGAAGACGACATTTTTGGCGAAAACACAATTTTTGAAGATATTCGCCATACCATGAACGCCAGGGCTCTAAAAGATACCTTCGTCTGCACTTGTTCACGCAATGATTTGCCAAATCTCTTAAAAAATCCAATGATTGCATTAAAAATAATAAAATTTTTGGGTGATAAACTCAATAATTACACAGAGCAAGTTGCCGCTATGGCATTTAGAGATGTTAAAGGTCGGGTACTAAACACTATGGTCCGTTTGGCAAAGAATTATGGCGTTATGACCCCAAAAGGCATAAGAATAGATATAGTATTGAATCATCAAGACCTGGCTAATCTTGTGAATGCCTCCAGGGTTATGGTCACTAACATTGTAAATGAGTTAAAACGCGAAGGAATAATTGAAGTTAATCAGCGCCTGTACTACCTGCTGGACCAAAAACTCATTGAGGAAGTAAATCGTTATGCATAAGCCAAAAAATGATGAGGGATTTTTGAAAAATACTTTATGTAGCCTGATTTGGAATACTGAAATTTCCAGGTGGGCTATTTATGAAATAAAAAGCAATTCTGAAAAAGGTAAAATACTCAAAGAAATCATTTATTGGTTTTGCAACAACAATGTATCCGAACTTACTTTTACACCCGAAAACACTTCATGGATTACCACCAGGTTAATTGAACTTGGATTTGATAAAAATTCGGTAGAACAAGTTATACTGTTATTGGCTTGCAAGGCATTGGAAAATTAAACGCCAAATTGTCTCAACTGTCTCCAGACAGCTTATTTTTTACAGGAATTTTTTTGTAAACTGTTTTACAGAAATTTTTTTCATCAGACAGTAACATATACTCAACAGAAACAATCGTTTCTGTAAAAAACTTTTGAGGAGGAGATAAATATGTCTGTACGCGAAACCATCAAAAACCAGATTATCAGTGCTCTGCAGGGGGCTAAATTTCCAATAGGCTCTCCAGAGGAATTGCTGTCAGCATTCCCCGACGGAGCCAAAACCACCTGCCGGGCTGAAGGAATTGAAGTTACAGCAGGTGAAGCAGGGAAACTTCTAACTCCTGAGGATTTTCCCTTCCAAAGCGCGGAACAAGTAGCAGAAACAATAGTAAGCAGGGCTAAACTTTAATATATGAATATATGCTGCAGTGTATTAGCCAAGCCTTATTTAGACTTGGCTTTTTTGTCATAACGGAGGTGATAACCATGGAAAAAGTATTTATAGGGTGTTCTATGCTTAAGGAAGAGATCAACAACGTCATGGAAAACCTAAAACTGGAGAACAATATCTTTTTTATAGACGCTGCTTTACATGTCAACTTGGATCAATTGGAACAGGCTTTAAAGGAAAAACTTGATAAAATAGCACATCAATCACAACCTATAATACTTGTAGGAAACAAATGTCATCCAGACATCCAGAGTTTGGCCGAAAAATATAACGGCAAAATTGTTAAAGCATCAAATTGCATAGAGCTTCTGCTCGGTGACAAAATGAAAGAGCTTGACCAGGAAGCTAAAACCTTTTACTTAACCAACGGTTGGCTAAAAAGGTGGCGAGATATTTTTGTTAAAGGCCTGGGTTGGGATAAGGTCGATGCCCGCCAAAACTTCGGATATTACGACAGGATTGTGTTAATTGATACCGGTTTAACTGAAATATCAGAGGAAGATATCTTGAACTTTTTTGAATATACTCAAGTTCCGGTGGAAGTGTATCCCACGACATTGGACCATTTAAAATCAGAACTTTTATATGTGCTAAGTTGAACACACAATATTCCTGGCAGGAGATACAGATGCTACAGTGAAAACTGCACCATCGAATATAACTCATCCTTTTGATCCTGCGAAATGCCAATGTACCGTAAGGTTACTTTCTGGCTGGAATGATTAAACATATCCATAATCAACCCGATATTATATTTTGATGCCTTATAAGTCCAATACCCCCATGATTTCCGCATGGTATGGGTCCCAAAATGCTCTATACCAACCGCATCAGCAGCCGCTTTTAAAACTCTGTATGCCTGAACCCGGCCGATAGAGCCTCCTTTTTTTGAACCGAACAGATAGTCATCTCCGGACAGATTCCGGCTTGTTACATAAGACTTAATGGCTGCCTTCAGGGCATCATTAAGTTTTATTTTTTTCTCCTTGGCAGTTTTTCGTTCCCTAATAACCAGATGCTGCCGGAAGGAGCCATTATCGGTGAAAATATCGCTGTACCTGATAGGGAGAATATCGGAAATCCGGAGGCCGGTATTTATCCCAAACATAAAAAGCAGGCAGTCTCTTTCATTTTGACTATTAAGCTGCTTGAGCATAGCTTTAATTTTTTGCAGGTCCCGGATAGGTTCGACAGTCATATATAATACCCCCCATAATGCAACATATTATTAATTATATCACTAAAATGTAACTTATAACAGCAGAGTTTTACATGAAGTTCAATTCTTTACTGGCTGCTTGGCGGCAAAAAAATTCCTACCTGGTTGCTTTTTGACCGGGTAGGAATTTTTTTCTAATCGCTGGGCTTTTAACAAAGGCTGGAAAACGTTTGTGAAATTACACAACATATTTCTTAAAATGTAGCATACCAAAAATTACTATATATATGTTATACTACGCCAATATAATTAATCCTCCCTCTTAACGACATATTTCTTAAAAATAATTGCTAATCAGGCATAGTTCTACATTTTGTCCATTAACAAAGCTTTTCCGGTATTGATTTGGTCAAATTGTACAAGAAAATATACTGGTCCCATTGGTCCTTACAGATACTTAAATATCTAGAATTACCATCTATAAGGGATTACAAACACCGGCCCAATGTAACATTTTAAGAAATATGTTTCATTTAAACAGACTAACAAATATGAAGTTCATACCAGGGCAAACCTGTCGAAAGACAGGGACGCAAAGCCAAGGGCCTAAGGACAAATTCTAAGGCAGCCGGTTGCATTAAAGAATTAACTTCATGCTTCCGGCATGGAGTTTTTTTAATGAGGTGAAAAAGTGGCGGAAAAATTAATACAGGAACTGCTCGGCCATGTGCCATGGGGGTATGCTTACCACAAGCCGGTACTAAACAACCGGGGGGAGCCGGAAGACTATATTTTTCTGGAGGTTAGTCCTGCTTTTGAAGTAATGACAGGACTGCAAAAGAATGACATTCTCGGCAAAAGGGTAACAGAAGCCCTGCCCGGCATCAGAAGTGGCAATTTTGACTGGGTAAGCTTTTACAGACAAGTTGCCCTGGCGGGCGTAAAACAAGAAATTATCCATTATGCCGAGCCTTTGAACCGCTGG
This genomic interval carries:
- a CDS encoding Crp/Fnr family transcriptional regulator, producing MKNNIKCMKDLDLFQALDEEDKIQVMRLARPKSFNKGEIIFSEGDPADTIYLIKSGRVLLYKMSEDGKEIALDILQEDDIFGENTIFEDIRHTMNARALKDTFVCTCSRNDLPNLLKNPMIALKIIKFLGDKLNNYTEQVAAMAFRDVKGRVLNTMVRLAKNYGVMTPKGIRIDIVLNHQDLANLVNASRVMVTNIVNELKREGIIEVNQRLYYLLDQKLIEEVNRYA
- a CDS encoding MTH865 family protein produces the protein MSVRETIKNQIISALQGAKFPIGSPEELLSAFPDGAKTTCRAEGIEVTAGEAGKLLTPEDFPFQSAEQVAETIVSRAKL
- a CDS encoding DUF1638 domain-containing protein; translation: MEKVFIGCSMLKEEINNVMENLKLENNIFFIDAALHVNLDQLEQALKEKLDKIAHQSQPIILVGNKCHPDIQSLAEKYNGKIVKASNCIELLLGDKMKELDQEAKTFYLTNGWLKRWRDIFVKGLGWDKVDARQNFGYYDRIVLIDTGLTEISEEDILNFFEYTQVPVEVYPTTLDHLKSELLYVLS
- a CDS encoding site-specific integrase, which produces MTVEPIRDLQKIKAMLKQLNSQNERDCLLFMFGINTGLRISDILPIRYSDIFTDNGSFRQHLVIRERKTAKEKKIKLNDALKAAIKSYVTSRNLSGDDYLFGSKKGGSIGRVQAYRVLKAAADAVGIEHFGTHTMRKSWGYWTYKASKYNIGLIMDMFNHSSQKVTLRYIGISQDQKDELYSMVQFSL